Proteins encoded by one window of Carassius auratus strain Wakin chromosome 24, ASM336829v1, whole genome shotgun sequence:
- the LOC113042072 gene encoding transmembrane protein 204-like produces the protein MAVRRLVVVAAAVALLSLVLNNVATFNSSWVLQELENGRRRSVGLWRACAHEDTHTHEHTACQRLSWGSELAGSQESRSTVKLQFDMMRACNLMATVALTVGQLIFLFGLLEITNITQDSQWWEEAIAALFQLASFVLVIGLVTFYRIGPNTYLSYDCYINIAACLFATLAAAMLIWNILHRRDDSMSPSVILISRSLTTPFRPRLDNDYVESPC, from the exons ATGGCCGTgcgcaggctggtggtggtggcgGCGGCGGTGGCCCTGCTTTCTCTGGTGCTCAACAACGTGGCGACGTTCAACTCCAGCTGGGTGCTGCAGGAGCTAGAGAACGGACGGCGGCGGAGCGTGGGGCTCTGGAGAGCGTGTGCACACGaggacacacacactcatgaacaCACAGCCTGCCAGAGACTCAGCTGGGGATCGGAGCTCGCGGGGTCTCAGGAGTCACGCAGCACCGTCAAAC TTCAGTTTGACATGATGCGAGCATGTAACCTGATGGCTACGGTGGCTCTGACCGTGGGTCAGCTAATCTTCCTGTTTGGGTTACTGGAGATAACCAACATTACCCAGGATTCTCAGTGGTGGGAGGAAGCCATCGCTGCCCTGTTCCAGTTAGCCA gtttCGTGCTGGTGATCGGTCTGGTGACCTTCTACAGGATCGGCCCCAATACTTACCTGTCCTACGACTGCTACATTAACATCGCCGCTTGCTTGTTTGCCACACTAGCGGCCGCCATGCTCATCTGGAATATCCTGCATCGGCGTGATGACTCCATGTCTCCGTCGGTCATCCTCATCAGCCGATCTCTGACCACACCCTTCAGGCCACGTCTAGACAATGACTACGTAGAGTCACCctgctga
- the LOC113042074 gene encoding telomere length regulation protein TEL2 homolog: MGSAGTEVGSCLRSLSTSRDSAEIVHALRTLARYLEDSEFTRYLEDSEFTRHHFTHAIQMLVSVHWFSRWCGDKEIKKLWDEMFLKGPPDQTLLLLLDTISSTGESVGLEQCASVLEKFLSAGRLQVLLWSRCEVDGAYSDTAQQRETIIISHLAALPSITCNHLHANTPDAFLPQQYYLLLATSILDTLEKTCHALRAGHDCSLGFVAQVLGKVCIQGYSAQIFESLAPRLSSLTRVDPLWQRVMQRLLEKVPERCTECVITGLIRSLSGAAAVSRLMGNLVVTNKKAQFVLTHKLLLQQYQHPTRLLKSVLGYLALDSERRTLLKQVLRSVCQVWCNSSAVKHTSVEQQLYVSKVLLLCVSFLDHAETQELRQEMLQCMLGGVQCRLDSNIERIRRIGMVVGECLSLKLDTPGSQLNFQYEPDEEITELKSLVDSPSVEDDEQHQPDTSTSLPPESEVEGSAGQSAEPEPEADSELDSDDDLTPYDMSADQEKKKSAPPRYIRDCLEALMSSDDAERVELSLKAAEALLRKNVKATQEVSVQFGKVLLHLEDRYSTAHFHTLRQNAMVALTVTDVKPVVDYWTTEFYSLNYSLRQRLDILEVLALSAQELSEPITDKHTGAQPISAVMPLEQCDDITHWRQIVEKRIQSKTRRISKGGTQSVRAVPNRYAPVAGYFFFPLLRKYDRPQVTFDLLGGDHLVLGRLLHTLGLLMHLAVNAPVASQMGRALLDFVWVVRFHTDQMVRRGVMFAVCAVFLSMPAENLLTELSDDLMETRAWLADVAENDCDADCRSLAVQSLMLLDKNLKTQLQIPDMET; encoded by the exons ATGGGCTCCGCTGGTACTGAGGTGGGCTCGTGCTTGAGGTCTCTCTCGACCTCACGGGACTCCGCGGAGATCGTGCACGCGCTGCGCACACTCGCGCGCTACCTAGAGGACAGCGAGTTCACGCGCTACCTAGAGGACAGCGAGTTCACGCGCCATCACTTCACTCACGCGATCCAGATGCTGGTGAGCGTGCACTGGTTCAGCAGGTGGTGTGGAGATAAGGAGATCAAGAAGCTCTGGGATGAGATGTTCCTCAAGGGTCCACCGGACCAAACACTGCTGCTTCTCCTGGACACCATCAGCTCCACAGG agagagtgtgGGTCTGGAGCAGTGTGCGTCTGTACTGGAGAAGTTCCTCTCTGCTGGTCGTCTCCAGGTGTTGTTGTGGTCCAGATGTGAGGTGGACGGAGCCTATTCAGACACTGCCCAGCAAAGAGAGACCATCATCATCAGCCACCTTGCAGCTCTGCCCTCTATTACCTGCAACCATCTGCATGCAAACACACCTGACGCCTTCTTACCACAGCAGTACTACCTGCTGCTGGCCACCAGCATACTGGACACACTGGAGAAGACATGCCACGCTCTCAGAG CGGGACATGACTGCTCTCTTGGGTTTGTGGCTCAAGTGTTGGGAAAAGTGTGTATTCAGGGATACAGCg ctcagatTTTTGAGAGTCTGGCCCCTCGGCTCTCATCCCTGACCCGTGTGGACCCGCTGTGGCAGCGTGTGATGCAGAGACTGCTGGAGAAGGTTCCAGAAAGGTGCACAGAGTGTGTCATCACGGGACTCATACGCAGCCTCAGCGG ggcGGCTGCTGTCTCCAGGCTGATGGGAAACCTGGTGGTGACCAATAAGAAAGCTCAGTTTGTTCTCACTCATAAACTGTTACTGCAGCAGTACCAGCATCCA ACTCGGTTGTTAAAGTCTGTTCTTGGTTATTTGGCTCTGGATTCAGAGCGCAGGACGCTGCTTAAACAG GTCCTTCGGAGTGTGTGTCAGGTGTGGTGTAACAGCAGTGCCGTGAAACACACATCTGTCGAACAGCAGCTGTACGTCAGTAAAGTTCTACTGCTGTGTGTGTCTTTCCTCGACCACGCTGAAACACAAGAGCTACGGCAAG AGatgctgcagtgcatgctgggaggtGTCCAGTGTCGCCTGGACAGCAATATTGAGCGTATTCGTCGGATAGGAATGGTTGTGGGCGAGTGTCTCAGTCTCAAATTAGACACACCAGGATCACAATTAAACTTCCAG TATGAGCCGGATGAGGAGATCACAGAGCTGAAGTCATTGGTGGACTCTCCATCTGTTGAGGATGATGAGCAACACCAGCCTGATACCTCCACcag TCTTCCACCAGAGTCTGAAGTTGAGGGTTCAGCAGGTCAGTCAGCGGAGCCGGAGCCGGAGGCTGATTCTGAACTGGACAG TGATGATGATCTGACTCCATATGACATGTCAGCTGATCAGGAGAAGAAGAAATCAGCACCACCCCGTTACATCAGAGACTGTCTGGAAG CGTTAATGTCGTCTGATGATGCTGAAAGGGTTGAACTGAGTCTGAAAGCTGCGGAAGCTCTTCTTAGGAAGAACGTGAAGGCCACacaagag GTGAGTGTTCAGTTTGGTAAAGTGTTGCTCCACCTGGAGGACAGATACAGCACAGCACACTTCCACACGCTCCGGCAGAACGCCATGGTGGCCCTCACTGTTACAGACGTCAAACCG gtTGTAGATTATTGGACGACAGAGTTCTACTCTCTCAACTACAGCCTGAGACAGAGACTGGACATTCTGGAG GTCCTTGCTCTCTCTGCCCAGGAACTGTCTGAGCCAATCACAGATAAGCACACTGGAGCTCAGCCAATCAGTGCAGTGATGCCTCTGGAGCAGTGTGATGACATCACACACTGGCGGCAGATCGTAGAAAAACGAATCCAGAGCAAAACCAGGCGAATTAGCAAA GGTGGGACTCAATCCGTTAGAGCCGTTCCCAACCGCTACGCTCCGGTCGCTGGGTACTTCTTCTTCCCGCTGCTCAGGAAATATGACAG GCCGcaggtgacctttgaccttctgGGGGGTGATCATCTGGTGCTAGGAAGGCTGCTGCACACACTTGGGCTGCTCATGCACCTGGCCGTCAATGCACCG GTTGCGTCTCAGATGGGCCGAGCTCTGCTGGATTTTGTTTGGGTCGTGCGCTTCCACACTGACCA GATGGTGCGGAGGGGCGTCATGTTTGCGGTTTGTGCTGTGTTTCTAAGCATGCCGGCTGAGAACTTACTCACTGAACTCAGTGATGACCTGATGGAGACCAGAGCCTGGCTAGCAG ATGTGGCAGAGAATGATTGTGACGCAGACTGCAGGAGTTTGGCAGTACAGAGTTTAATGCTGCTGGACAAAAACCTCAAAACACAGCTGCAGATCCCAGATATGGAGACCTGA